The proteins below come from a single Blastocatellia bacterium genomic window:
- a CDS encoding archease, whose protein sequence is MPYRYLEDIATADVALEAWGDTLEELFIAAADATMNVMVSDLNTIHDQVRRTISVESHALDLLLFRFLQEFVFYKDAEQLLLRAQRVVIRQDGERHTAEAQVYGERLDPSKHELVVDVKAVTLHRFQVERTARGWQAQVILDI, encoded by the coding sequence ATGCCATACCGCTACCTTGAAGACATCGCCACCGCCGACGTGGCATTGGAAGCATGGGGCGACACGCTTGAAGAGTTGTTCATCGCCGCCGCCGACGCGACGATGAATGTGATGGTGAGCGACCTCAACACCATCCACGATCAAGTGCGCCGCACTATCTCGGTTGAGTCTCATGCGCTAGACCTCCTCTTGTTTCGATTCCTGCAAGAGTTTGTTTTTTACAAGGACGCCGAGCAACTCCTGCTACGCGCCCAGCGTGTGGTGATTCGGCAGGACGGCGAGCGCCACACAGCGGAGGCGCAGGTTTATGGCGAGCGGCTTGATCCGAGCAAGCATGAGCTCGTCGTGGACGTCAAAGCAGTTACGCTCCACCGTTTTCAGGTTGAACGCACGGCGCGTGGCTGGCAGGCTCAGGTGATCTTAGATATTTGA
- the trpE gene encoding anthranilate synthase component I: MFELKQELVADLETPVSAFLKLRPLNPLFLLESVEGGEALGRYSFIGLNPMLRLEMQLGGIIWWELGIRRRASGHPWELLRETLARLSSPPTRADLPRFSGGLVGFVGYDAVRFMERLPETARPVMPFPLAAFYLPAVILAFDHVRRTVSIIGAKSQLGVDETVEQVHRLLSRPIHELPSAPSTRPRANQTAEQFVERVMRAKEYIAAGDIFQVVLSIRFEGETQAHPFQVYRALRMINPSPYMYYLDFGSHQIVGSSPEMLVRLENGQAMVRPIAGTRPRGADQQEDDQRARDLLADEKERAEHLMLVDLARNDLGRVAQPGTVTVPVYASVERYSHVMHLVSSVECRVAPQIDMIDLFQAVFPAGTVTGAPKIRAMQIIEELEGEQRGPYAGCVGYFGLNGNMDHAITLRTTFFAGGRYYIQAGAGIVADSVPQREYHEIHSKAQAMFRALEMAGGKL, from the coding sequence ATCGGATTGAACCCGATGCTTCGTCTGGAAATGCAACTTGGTGGAATCATCTGGTGGGAGTTAGGAATTCGCCGGCGAGCTTCGGGTCATCCGTGGGAACTGTTGCGAGAGACATTGGCTCGATTGAGCAGCCCGCCGACGCGCGCCGACCTGCCTCGTTTCTCCGGCGGGCTCGTCGGCTTTGTCGGTTACGATGCAGTACGGTTCATGGAACGGCTCCCTGAGACGGCCCGACCGGTCATGCCGTTTCCACTGGCGGCATTTTATTTGCCGGCCGTGATTCTCGCCTTTGATCATGTGCGCCGGACGGTGAGCATCATCGGCGCCAAGAGTCAGCTCGGCGTGGATGAAACAGTTGAGCAAGTTCATCGGCTGCTTAGCCGGCCAATCCACGAGTTGCCGTCTGCGCCCTCAACGCGGCCACGAGCCAATCAGACGGCTGAGCAGTTCGTCGAGCGGGTCATGCGCGCCAAGGAGTATATTGCTGCTGGAGACATCTTTCAGGTGGTCCTCTCCATTCGGTTTGAAGGGGAGACACAAGCCCATCCGTTTCAGGTCTACCGGGCGCTGCGCATGATCAATCCGTCTCCGTACATGTACTATCTGGATTTCGGATCGCACCAGATCGTCGGTTCATCGCCTGAGATGTTGGTCAGACTCGAAAACGGACAGGCGATGGTGCGACCGATTGCCGGCACGCGCCCGCGTGGAGCCGATCAGCAGGAGGACGATCAACGTGCGCGCGATTTGTTGGCCGATGAAAAAGAGCGTGCCGAGCATTTGATGTTGGTGGACCTGGCGCGGAATGATCTTGGACGCGTGGCTCAGCCGGGAACGGTGACCGTTCCTGTGTATGCCTCGGTGGAGCGGTATTCCCACGTCATGCATTTGGTTTCGAGCGTGGAGTGCCGAGTCGCCCCACAGATAGATATGATTGATTTATTCCAGGCTGTTTTCCCTGCCGGAACGGTGACCGGCGCGCCAAAGATTCGGGCAATGCAGATCATCGAAGAATTAGAAGGTGAGCAACGTGGCCCCTATGCCGGCTGTGTTGGCTACTTTGGACTCAATGGCAACATGGATCATGCCATCACGTTGAGAACCACTTTCTTTGCCGGTGGCCGATACTACATTCAGGCTGGCGCCGGCATCGTGGCTGATTCGGTGCCCCAGCGTGAGTACCACGAGATTCACAGTAAAGCGCAGGCGATGTTTCGCGCGTTGGAGATGGCGGGAGGCAAATTATGA
- the trpB gene encoding tryptophan synthase subunit beta yields MNYDQPDERGRFGRFGGQYVPETLMEALFELDRHFQSARHDEQFNRMFRHHLCEFVGRPTPLYLAERLTQQLGGAKIYLKREDLCHTGAHKINNCVGQALLCARMGKKRIVAETGAGQHGVATAAVAARLGLECVVYMGEADMKRQAPNVLRMRLLGAEVRPVSDGRQTLKEAINAAIRDWVTHVKTTHYLLGSVVGPHPYPTMVRHFQSVIGQEARQQVLACEGRLPTALVACVGGGSNAMGLFYPFLSDDSVRIYGVEAGGRGNQLGEHAATIRYGRPGVLHGAYSYVLQDRFGQIAETHSVSAGLDYPGVGPEHSFLSESGRVTYVTVSDHEALAAFEQLSQIEGIIPALESAHALAYLKRLIPHTGRDDVVIVNLSGRGDKDLQTAGDAMEARWDRSHVA; encoded by the coding sequence ATGAACTATGACCAGCCTGATGAGCGTGGCCGATTCGGGCGGTTCGGCGGACAGTACGTTCCAGAGACATTGATGGAGGCGCTGTTTGAGCTGGATCGCCACTTTCAATCGGCTCGGCATGATGAGCAGTTCAATCGAATGTTTCGACATCATCTCTGCGAGTTTGTTGGTCGGCCGACACCGCTTTATTTGGCCGAACGGCTCACGCAGCAACTGGGCGGAGCAAAAATCTACCTGAAGCGGGAAGACCTCTGTCATACCGGCGCGCACAAAATCAATAATTGCGTCGGGCAAGCGTTGCTGTGTGCGCGCATGGGGAAAAAGCGCATCGTGGCTGAAACCGGCGCCGGTCAGCACGGCGTGGCGACGGCTGCCGTGGCAGCGCGATTGGGGCTGGAATGTGTTGTTTATATGGGCGAGGCCGATATGAAGCGGCAGGCACCGAATGTGTTGCGCATGCGGTTGCTGGGCGCTGAGGTCAGACCTGTCAGCGATGGCCGCCAAACATTGAAAGAAGCTATCAATGCAGCTATCCGTGATTGGGTGACGCACGTCAAGACGACTCATTACTTGCTCGGCTCAGTTGTTGGGCCGCACCCTTACCCGACGATGGTACGACACTTCCAGTCGGTCATCGGTCAGGAAGCTCGCCAACAAGTGTTAGCCTGCGAAGGCCGACTGCCCACCGCGCTGGTTGCATGTGTTGGCGGCGGTTCCAATGCGATGGGGTTGTTTTACCCGTTTCTGTCAGATGACTCGGTGAGAATTTATGGCGTCGAGGCCGGCGGGCGCGGCAATCAGTTGGGCGAGCATGCAGCGACGATCCGATATGGCCGGCCTGGCGTGCTGCATGGCGCTTACTCATACGTGCTGCAAGATCGTTTCGGTCAGATTGCTGAAACACACTCAGTGTCAGCCGGATTGGATTATCCGGGCGTTGGGCCGGAACATAGTTTTTTGAGCGAGTCAGGGCGCGTCACATACGTCACAGTGTCTGACCATGAGGCGCTAGCTGCTTTCGAGCAGTTGTCTCAAATAGAAGGGATCATTCCGGCGCTTGAATCGGCGCATGCGCTTGCCTACCTCAAAAGACTGATCCCGCACACAGGACGCGATGACGTTGTCATCGTCAATCTTTCCGGGCGCGGAGACAAAGACCTGCAAACAGCCGGCGACGCAATGGAGGCACGATGGGACAGGTCGCATGTCGCATGA
- a CDS encoding phosphoribosylanthranilate isomerase, translating into MSVRRIRVKVCGITNEADARLAVQCGADAIGFIFARSPRQITITAARAIARRLPPWIARVGVFQDHTLEQVQDVLDEVGLTHAQLHGSEPPEYLRRLNGRAVKVFHLSDANLLQEIRRYDCHTVMLDLAKHESGHIMSFIEIARAVAARYNVILAGGLTPECVKRVIVQVNPYAVDVARGVEACPGKKDCIKMERFFQQVREAEHEL; encoded by the coding sequence ATGAGCGTGCGACGGATTCGGGTCAAAGTGTGCGGCATAACCAATGAAGCGGATGCGCGATTGGCAGTCCAGTGTGGCGCCGATGCGATCGGATTCATTTTCGCGCGCAGTCCACGACAAATCACGATCACGGCTGCTCGTGCTATCGCGCGGCGGTTGCCGCCGTGGATCGCTCGCGTCGGCGTCTTTCAAGATCACACGTTGGAGCAAGTGCAGGACGTGCTGGATGAAGTCGGGTTAACACATGCGCAATTGCACGGCTCGGAACCGCCTGAGTACCTCCGCCGATTGAACGGGCGCGCTGTGAAAGTGTTTCACCTGTCTGACGCGAATCTGCTCCAGGAGATTCGGCGCTACGATTGTCATACGGTGATGCTTGATTTGGCCAAGCATGAGTCAGGCCATATCATGAGTTTCATCGAGATCGCCCGCGCGGTGGCAGCGCGCTACAACGTCATTTTAGCCGGCGGCTTGACGCCTGAGTGCGTGAAGCGGGTCATTGTGCAGGTCAATCCCTACGCAGTGGATGTCGCGCGCGGCGTCGAAGCGTGTCCGGGCAAGAAGGATTGCATCAAGATGGAGCGATTTTTTCAACAAGTCAGGGAGGCGGAACATGAACTATGA
- a CDS encoding redoxin domain-containing protein: MRRTERAFVLIACAVLGGALVCFSSTPTYSLQVFNQPALNQLAPDFKLPDKTGKQYSLRDFRGKVVLLDFWASWCGPCRVSMPHVQKLHSRYQSKGLKVIGINIEGLTPRATSFLKNGNFDFMILYDQGNWNSQVARLYGVRGIPRAFLIDREGILRFSGHPIQLTEALIEKTLNAKKS, translated from the coding sequence ATGCGTCGAACTGAGCGAGCGTTTGTACTGATTGCATGCGCCGTTCTAGGCGGAGCGTTGGTTTGCTTTTCTAGCACTCCAACATACTCACTACAGGTCTTCAATCAGCCAGCCCTGAATCAATTGGCCCCGGATTTCAAACTGCCTGATAAAACAGGAAAACAATACTCGCTTCGCGATTTTCGCGGCAAAGTCGTACTGCTTGATTTCTGGGCTTCGTGGTGCGGGCCATGCCGGGTGAGCATGCCTCACGTACAGAAACTACACAGCCGGTATCAATCCAAGGGCTTGAAAGTCATCGGCATCAACATCGAAGGACTGACGCCACGCGCGACCAGTTTTCTGAAAAACGGCAATTTCGATTTCATGATTCTTTACGATCAAGGCAACTGGAATAGCCAGGTTGCGAGACTTTACGGCGTGCGCGGTATTCCCAGAGCCTTTCTTATTGACCGTGAAGGCATCCTGCGGTTCAGCGGCCACCCCATTCAACTGACTGAGGCGCTCATTGAAAAAACATTGAATGCGAAAAAGAGCTAG
- the trpA gene encoding tryptophan synthase subunit alpha, with translation MGQVACRMNELKRAGRKALIPFLTAGFPSPEIFLRLLRAVDELADLIEIGVPFSDPLADGPVIQRASQMALQQGITLDWILQTLANTQTRAPLVLMSYLNPLLQYVAGNVAAAAHHAQIAGLIVPDLPVEESAPLEAQARDHQLDMIYLVAPTTSAERARYIAERSHGFVYLVSITGVTGARASFPSETFEFLHRMRQVTDRPLCLGFGVSHPRQVERIAPYVDGVIVGSGLLHAIMDAPSDPIRAAQDFLWPIKRALEQAG, from the coding sequence ATGGGACAGGTCGCATGTCGCATGAATGAGTTAAAGCGGGCAGGCCGGAAAGCGCTGATCCCATTTCTGACCGCCGGTTTTCCCTCACCAGAGATTTTTCTGCGACTGCTGCGCGCCGTTGATGAGCTGGCTGATCTGATTGAAATCGGCGTGCCGTTTTCTGATCCGCTCGCTGATGGGCCGGTTATTCAACGAGCGTCGCAAATGGCCTTGCAGCAGGGCATCACCTTAGATTGGATTCTGCAAACGCTGGCCAACACGCAAACGCGCGCGCCGCTCGTGTTGATGAGTTATTTGAATCCGTTGTTACAATACGTCGCCGGCAATGTGGCGGCTGCGGCTCACCATGCGCAGATTGCCGGTTTGATTGTGCCAGACCTGCCGGTTGAAGAAAGCGCACCACTGGAAGCGCAGGCCAGAGATCACCAATTGGATATGATCTACTTGGTGGCGCCAACAACAAGCGCGGAGCGCGCCCGCTACATTGCTGAGCGTTCGCACGGCTTCGTGTATCTGGTCTCGATCACCGGCGTGACAGGCGCTCGCGCGAGTTTCCCTTCGGAGACATTCGAGTTTCTCCATCGCATGCGCCAGGTAACCGATCGGCCACTTTGCCTTGGATTCGGGGTTTCGCATCCTCGTCAGGTGGAGCGCATCGCGCCGTATGTGGATGGGGTAATTGTCGGCTCGGGTCTGTTACACGCGATCATGGATGCGCCTTCGGATCCGATCCGCGCTGCTCAAGATTTTCTGTGGCCGATCAAACGGGCGCTAGAACAAGCAGGCTAG
- the trpD gene encoding anthranilate phosphoribosyltransferase, whose protein sequence is MEETLERLVSGEHLSRQEAREILLQLINGAMAPSQIGALLIALRMKGETPDEIIGFIEIMQERAVRVDLSLRPLVDTCGTGGDRSGSFNISTMAGLVVAGAGQPVVKHGNRAVSSRCGSADFLETLGIRVGLDPDGVRRSLHETGFAFLMAPMFHPATKQVASIRRELKVETIFNSLGPLTNPASPEYQLVGVSSLAKGRKIAEVMRRLNRRRVFIVHNETGYDEMTPCGRNVVLEVAEGQVREFVIEAADCGMQPCRADDLRGGSPEENARIGMAILKGERGPKRDTVLMNAGMALWVAGRAGDLRQGIEQAAESLDSGRAFHVADSLRRLFPYDGGAPPIRLAWD, encoded by the coding sequence ATGGAAGAAACATTAGAGAGACTTGTGAGTGGCGAGCATCTTTCTCGGCAGGAAGCCAGAGAGATTTTGTTACAACTGATCAATGGCGCGATGGCTCCGTCGCAAATCGGCGCCTTGTTGATTGCATTGCGCATGAAGGGTGAGACGCCCGATGAAATCATCGGATTCATTGAGATCATGCAGGAGCGGGCTGTCCGAGTTGATCTATCGCTTCGCCCGCTCGTTGATACATGCGGCACTGGCGGCGATCGAAGCGGGAGTTTCAATATCTCGACCATGGCCGGATTGGTGGTTGCCGGCGCCGGTCAACCAGTCGTTAAGCATGGAAACCGCGCCGTGTCCAGCCGATGCGGCAGCGCCGATTTTCTGGAGACGCTCGGCATTCGCGTCGGGCTTGACCCAGACGGCGTTCGACGTTCATTGCACGAAACGGGCTTCGCCTTTCTCATGGCGCCGATGTTTCACCCGGCCACCAAACAGGTGGCTTCGATCCGACGCGAGTTGAAGGTAGAAACCATCTTTAACAGTCTTGGGCCGTTGACCAATCCGGCATCGCCTGAGTATCAGTTAGTGGGCGTCTCCAGTCTGGCAAAAGGCCGGAAGATCGCCGAGGTGATGCGCCGGCTCAACCGGCGTCGCGTATTTATTGTGCATAATGAAACGGGCTACGACGAAATGACGCCTTGTGGACGCAACGTAGTGCTGGAAGTGGCCGAGGGCCAAGTGCGAGAGTTTGTCATTGAAGCTGCGGATTGTGGCATGCAACCATGCCGAGCAGACGATCTACGAGGCGGGTCGCCAGAAGAGAATGCGCGTATCGGCATGGCCATTCTCAAAGGCGAGCGAGGGCCGAAACGGGATACTGTGTTGATGAATGCCGGCATGGCCTTGTGGGTGGCGGGCCGCGCCGGTGATCTGCGGCAGGGCATCGAGCAGGCAGCCGAGTCACTCGATTCGGGCCGCGCATTCCATGTGGCCGATTCATTGCGGCGGCTGTTCCCCTACGATGGCGGTGCCCCGCCGATTCGTCTGGCCTGGGATTAG
- a CDS encoding aminodeoxychorismate/anthranilate synthase component II produces MKVLLIDNYDSFTYNLYQMLRVLGADVIVRRNDELSLDQVDRLSPTHLVISPGPGRPEQAGLSCAVIEGFYNKIPILGVCLGHQCVAHVFGGRVRRAPRMMHGKTSAIHHDGRSIFRGVTNPFRATRYHSLIVERDELPDLLEVSASTAEGEIMGLRLKAFPVEGVQFHPESIMTPEGAKLISNFLQLGAQS; encoded by the coding sequence ATGAAAGTGTTGCTCATTGATAATTACGATTCGTTTACCTACAACCTCTATCAGATGCTACGGGTGTTGGGCGCCGATGTAATCGTCCGTCGAAACGACGAGCTGAGCCTCGATCAAGTGGATCGGCTTTCGCCGACGCATCTGGTGATTTCACCGGGGCCGGGCCGACCTGAGCAGGCTGGCTTGTCCTGCGCGGTGATCGAAGGCTTTTATAACAAAATTCCTATTCTTGGCGTTTGCTTGGGTCATCAGTGTGTGGCGCACGTATTTGGCGGACGTGTCCGGCGAGCGCCACGGATGATGCACGGCAAAACGTCGGCGATTCATCATGATGGTCGGAGCATCTTTCGTGGCGTGACCAACCCATTCAGGGCGACGCGGTATCATTCGCTGATTGTCGAACGGGACGAATTGCCTGATCTTCTGGAGGTCTCAGCTTCAACCGCGGAAGGCGAGATCATGGGGCTTCGCCTGAAGGCGTTTCCCGTGGAAGGCGTTCAGTTCCATCCAGAATCCATCATGACGCCAGAGGGCGCTAAGCTGATCAGCAATTTCCTACAACTCGGAGCACAGAGCTGA
- the trpC gene encoding indole-3-glycerol phosphate synthase TrpC, with amino-acid sequence MIQSVLETIISAKQQAVEQAQQQRPLPELMRLVRESPQPRDFKAALLGAGLSVIAEIKKASPSRGVMVENLDVCDVARQYEEAGAAAISVVTEEAFFAGHLQDVQAVKQVVGLPVLRKDFIFDAYQVWESRAAGADAILLIASLFDMPVLRTFILLARRLRMATLVEIRTSDDLKKALDAGADLVGVNARDLNHFVVDLRVPLSLAPLIPPGIVKVAESGIKTAEDLRSIRQAKFDAVLIGETLMRAEHPGGKLRELIHESATHSSRQIA; translated from the coding sequence ATGATCCAATCTGTATTGGAGACAATCATCTCGGCAAAACAGCAGGCTGTTGAACAAGCGCAGCAACAGAGGCCGCTGCCAGAGCTGATGCGACTGGTTCGGGAGAGTCCGCAGCCGAGAGATTTTAAGGCGGCATTGCTCGGCGCGGGGCTTTCGGTCATCGCCGAAATCAAAAAGGCTTCGCCGTCACGAGGTGTCATGGTTGAAAATCTGGATGTCTGCGACGTGGCGCGGCAGTATGAGGAAGCGGGCGCGGCGGCCATCTCTGTGGTGACGGAAGAGGCATTCTTCGCCGGCCATCTTCAAGACGTGCAAGCGGTCAAACAAGTCGTCGGGCTGCCGGTGTTGCGCAAAGATTTCATCTTCGACGCCTATCAGGTGTGGGAATCGCGCGCGGCGGGAGCGGACGCAATTCTGCTGATTGCCTCATTGTTTGACATGCCGGTGCTGCGAACATTCATTCTGCTCGCGCGCCGCCTGCGCATGGCGACGCTCGTGGAGATTCGCACGAGCGATGACTTAAAAAAGGCGCTGGATGCCGGCGCTGATCTGGTCGGTGTGAATGCGCGTGATTTGAATCATTTTGTCGTTGATCTGCGCGTGCCGCTTTCCTTAGCGCCGTTAATCCCGCCGGGAATTGTGAAGGTCGCCGAGAGCGGCATCAAGACAGCAGAAGACCTGCGATCTATTCGACAGGCCAAGTTCGACGCCGTGCTGATTGGCGAAACATTGATGCGGGCTGAGCATCCCGGTGGCAAATTGCGTGAGCTGATTCATGAGAGTGCGACGCATTCGAGTCGGCAAATTGCGTGA
- a CDS encoding RtcB family protein has translation MAIPNDIKKINETTWEIPITHKQGMRVPARIFATEKLLQEMDEGVFDQVTNVATLPGILKYAYCMPDGHWGYGFPIGGVAAMDARTGVISPGGVGFDINCGMRLVRTNLTYEEVKPHLKTLVDKLFARVPAGVGASGFVKISQDEFRHVVEQGARWCVQNGYGWQEDLERTEGGGCIAGADASKISKKAVERGYKQIGTLGSGNHYLEIQVAKPEYVFDQALAKAFGIDLPNQVVVMFHCGSRGFGHQVATDYLEMFLSVMESKYKIKILDRELACAPFDSPEGQAYFAAMNCAINMSFANRQVILHRIREVFADVFHKDPKELGLHQVYDVAHNTAKLERHNVDGQMRDVLVHRKGATRAFAPGADELPAIYKQTGQPIIIGGSMETGSYLLAGIPSGDQTFFTTAHGSGRTMSRNKAKKLFNGKELQRQMEARGIYVRTVSYAGLAEEAGPAYKNIDDVIEATDRAGLSKPVVRFIPIGNVKG, from the coding sequence ATGGCAATACCAAATGACATCAAGAAAATCAACGAAACCACATGGGAAATTCCTATCACACACAAACAAGGCATGCGTGTGCCGGCCCGCATTTTTGCAACAGAGAAGCTGTTGCAAGAGATGGACGAAGGCGTGTTCGATCAGGTGACAAACGTGGCCACGTTGCCAGGGATTTTGAAGTACGCCTATTGCATGCCCGACGGGCATTGGGGCTACGGCTTTCCGATTGGCGGCGTGGCGGCGATGGATGCGCGAACCGGCGTCATTTCACCTGGCGGCGTCGGATTTGACATCAACTGCGGAATGCGCCTGGTGCGAACCAATCTGACCTACGAGGAGGTCAAACCGCATCTGAAGACGCTGGTGGACAAATTATTCGCGCGCGTGCCTGCCGGCGTCGGCGCGTCCGGCTTTGTGAAAATCTCGCAGGATGAATTTCGCCACGTCGTTGAGCAAGGTGCGCGTTGGTGCGTGCAGAACGGCTACGGCTGGCAGGAAGACCTAGAACGCACGGAAGGCGGCGGCTGCATCGCCGGCGCCGACGCCTCCAAAATCAGCAAGAAAGCCGTCGAACGCGGCTACAAGCAAATCGGCACGCTCGGCTCAGGCAATCATTATCTGGAGATTCAGGTCGCCAAACCTGAGTATGTGTTTGATCAAGCGCTGGCCAAAGCATTTGGCATTGATCTACCCAATCAAGTTGTGGTGATGTTTCATTGCGGCTCCAGAGGCTTTGGACATCAGGTCGCCACTGACTACCTGGAGATGTTTCTCAGTGTCATGGAGAGCAAGTACAAGATCAAAATCCTTGATCGAGAATTGGCCTGCGCGCCATTCGACTCGCCCGAAGGACAGGCTTACTTCGCCGCGATGAATTGCGCCATCAACATGTCATTTGCGAACCGACAAGTCATTCTGCATCGCATCCGCGAAGTGTTCGCCGACGTGTTTCACAAGGACCCGAAGGAACTGGGCCTGCATCAGGTCTATGACGTGGCGCACAACACCGCCAAGCTCGAACGGCACAATGTTGACGGTCAGATGCGCGATGTGCTGGTTCACCGTAAAGGCGCGACACGCGCGTTTGCTCCCGGCGCTGACGAGCTGCCGGCTATCTACAAGCAGACCGGGCAGCCGATCATCATCGGGGGCAGCATGGAGACCGGCTCGTATCTGCTCGCCGGCATCCCCAGCGGCGATCAAACGTTCTTCACCACAGCTCATGGCAGTGGTCGCACCATGAGCCGCAACAAGGCGAAGAAATTGTTCAATGGCAAAGAACTTCAACGGCAGATGGAAGCCCGCGGCATCTACGTGCGCACTGTCTCCTACGCCGGATTAGCAGAAGAAGCCGGCCCAGCCTACAAGAACATTGACGACGTGATCGAGGCCACCGACCGAGCCGGCCTCAGTAAACCGGTGGTTCGATTCATTCCCATCGGCAATGTCAAGGGATAG